One Lacunisphaera limnophila DNA window includes the following coding sequences:
- a CDS encoding SDR family oxidoreductase: MNLELQHKVVLVSGGAKGIGEAITRGFAAEGAIPCILGRNPAEAAALVAEIRARGGRAEAYACEMTDEAAVRTAVAAVLQQHGRIDCVVNNAGVNDGVGLRSPVADFRASLEKNIVQCFVLVQAALDALIASRGTIINIGSKCAVTGQGGTSGYVAAKGAMNGLTREWAVDLAKHGIRVNAVLPAEVMTPLYARWLEKRPDPAASLAAIKATIPLERRMTTAEEIAHTVVFTASPRASHTTGQILYVDGGYVHFDRACTTQAST, encoded by the coding sequence ATGAACCTGGAACTTCAACACAAGGTCGTCCTGGTCTCCGGCGGTGCCAAGGGCATCGGCGAGGCCATCACGCGCGGCTTCGCCGCCGAGGGGGCGATCCCCTGCATCCTGGGGCGTAATCCGGCGGAGGCCGCCGCGCTCGTGGCCGAGATCCGGGCCCGCGGTGGCCGGGCCGAGGCCTATGCCTGCGAGATGACCGACGAGGCGGCGGTGCGCACCGCGGTGGCGGCCGTCCTGCAGCAGCATGGCCGCATCGACTGCGTGGTGAACAACGCCGGCGTCAATGATGGCGTGGGCCTGCGGAGCCCGGTCGCCGACTTTCGCGCCTCCCTCGAGAAGAACATTGTCCAGTGCTTCGTGCTGGTGCAGGCCGCGCTCGACGCGCTCATCGCCAGCCGGGGCACGATCATCAACATCGGCTCGAAGTGCGCCGTCACCGGGCAGGGCGGCACGAGCGGCTATGTTGCGGCCAAGGGCGCGATGAACGGCCTTACCCGCGAGTGGGCCGTCGATCTCGCGAAGCATGGCATCCGGGTGAACGCGGTGCTGCCGGCGGAGGTCATGACCCCGCTCTACGCCCGCTGGTTGGAGAAGCGGCCCGATCCCGCCGCCTCGCTTGCCGCGATCAAGGCCACCATCCCGCTCGAGCGCCGCATGACCACCGCCGAGGAGATCGCGCACACCGTGGTCTTCACCGCCTCACCCCGCGCCTCGCACACGACCGGCCAGATCCTTTATGTGGACGGGGGATATGTGCACTTCGACCGCGCGTGCACGACCCAGGCGAGCACGTGA